In one Rattus rattus isolate New Zealand chromosome 16, Rrattus_CSIRO_v1, whole genome shotgun sequence genomic region, the following are encoded:
- the LOC116885130 gene encoding acyl-CoA-binding protein-like, protein MLLLYSHFKQATMGDVNIDRPGLLDLKGKAKWDALNKLKGTSKENAMKIYVEKVEELKKKYGI, encoded by the coding sequence ATGCTGCTCCTCTACAGCCACTTCAAACAAGCTACCATGGGCGACGTAAATATAGATCGGCCGGGGCTGTTGGACCTCAAGGGCAAAGCCAAGTGGGATGCCttgaacaaactgaaaggaacTTCCAAGGAAAATGCCATGAAGATCTATGTGGAGAAGGTAGAAGAGCTAAAGAAGAAATATGGGATATAA